Proteins encoded within one genomic window of Bacillus thuringiensis:
- the cspD gene encoding cold-shock protein CspD has translation MQTGKVKWFNGEKGFGFIEVEGGDDVFVHFSAIQGDGFKTLEEGQEVSFEIVEGNRGPQAANVTKN, from the coding sequence ATGCAAACAGGTAAAGTTAAATGGTTTAACGGCGAAAAAGGTTTCGGTTTCATCGAAGTTGAAGGTGGAGACGATGTATTCGTTCACTTCTCAGCTATCCAAGGTGACGGATTCAAAACTTTAGAAGAAGGTCAAGAAGTTTCTTTCGAAATCGTTGAAGGTAACCGTGGACCACAAGCTGCTAACGTTACAAAAAACTAA
- a CDS encoding TIGR00266 family protein, producing the protein MRAHEIEYKLYGDDMQFVEIELDPEESVIAEAGAMMMMEDYIEMETIFGDGSGPSGGLFGKLMGAGKRLVTGESMFMTVFTNTGHGKRHVSFAAPYPGKIVPVDLTEYQGKVVCQKDAFLCAAKGVSIGIEFTKKIGTGFFGGEGFIMQKLEGDGLAFMHAGGTVYKRELKPGEKLRIDTGCLVAMTKDVNYDVEFVGKVKTALFGGEGLFFATLEGPGTVWIQSLTLSRLAARLTSPAAQSTGEGSVLGGLGRLLDGKE; encoded by the coding sequence ATGAGAGCACACGAAATCGAGTATAAGTTATACGGCGATGATATGCAGTTTGTTGAAATTGAGTTAGACCCAGAAGAAAGCGTTATCGCAGAGGCTGGCGCAATGATGATGATGGAAGATTACATCGAAATGGAAACAATCTTCGGTGATGGTTCTGGCCCATCTGGAGGTTTATTCGGAAAATTAATGGGCGCTGGTAAGCGTCTCGTTACAGGCGAAAGCATGTTTATGACTGTATTTACAAATACAGGTCACGGCAAGCGTCACGTATCCTTTGCTGCTCCTTATCCGGGCAAAATTGTTCCTGTAGATTTAACAGAATATCAAGGAAAAGTAGTTTGCCAAAAAGATGCATTTCTTTGTGCGGCAAAAGGCGTTTCTATCGGAATCGAGTTTACGAAAAAAATCGGAACTGGTTTCTTCGGCGGTGAAGGTTTCATCATGCAGAAACTTGAAGGTGACGGACTTGCTTTCATGCACGCAGGCGGAACTGTATATAAGCGTGAATTGAAACCTGGCGAAAAGCTTCGCATCGATACAGGTTGTCTCGTTGCCATGACAAAAGACGTTAACTACGATGTCGAGTTCGTTGGAAAAGTAAAGACAGCTCTATTTGGCGGCGAAGGTTTATTCTTCGCAACGTTAGAAGGACCTGGAACAGTTTGGATTCAGTCCTTAACACTTAGCCGCTTAGCAGCACGTCTGACAAGCCCAGCAGCACAAAGCACTGGTGAAGGCAGCGTTTTAGGCGGACTTGGTCGTTTATTAGATGGCAAAGAGTAA
- a CDS encoding RrF2 family transcriptional regulator, translating to MNSEFMIAVHCLVYLNHVPGNMANSEQLADNICANAARIRKVMRMLKKNGLISTKEGLNGGYIFKHDPKDVTLGDIYELTSTSSLSSNWRSGNVDKDCTISSGIGHVMTDIFIEGDKHYKLFLDQLNIQDVINKLFK from the coding sequence TTGAATAGTGAATTTATGATTGCAGTGCATTGTTTAGTTTATCTGAATCATGTACCTGGAAATATGGCGAATAGTGAACAATTAGCTGATAACATTTGTGCTAATGCAGCACGAATTCGTAAAGTGATGCGAATGTTAAAAAAGAATGGTTTAATTTCTACAAAAGAAGGACTAAACGGTGGTTATATTTTTAAGCATGATCCTAAAGATGTAACACTCGGGGACATTTACGAACTCACTTCTACTAGTTCTTTATCCTCTAATTGGAGATCTGGGAATGTAGATAAAGATTGTACAATTTCTTCAGGAATAGGCCATGTAATGACTGACATATTCATCGAAGGCGATAAACATTATAAATTATTTTTAGATCAACTAAATATACAAGATGTTATAAATAAATTATTTAAATAG
- a CDS encoding carboxymuconolactone decarboxylase family protein produces MSNNLYQKENLRHLSKLSTLAPEQAQAFQKFSRQVMTEGALSKKEKEIIAVAVAHATECPYCIDAHTVSAKRAGASLEELTEAIFVVASVEAGGAITHSTHMQNALDPSADDVLYRRSNLQKLSNLKQFAPEGFSAFMEFNMVATKEGTLSKKLKELIAIAIGHTTECPYCIDVHTKSAAKAGATKEEIAEAILVAAALRAGGAYAHMANMIESYQQ; encoded by the coding sequence ATGTCTAACAATTTATATCAAAAAGAAAATTTACGTCATTTATCGAAATTATCTACACTAGCACCCGAACAAGCTCAAGCATTTCAAAAGTTTAGTAGACAAGTTATGACTGAAGGTGCTTTATCGAAGAAAGAAAAAGAAATCATTGCCGTTGCAGTAGCACATGCAACAGAATGTCCATATTGTATTGATGCACATACAGTAAGTGCAAAACGTGCTGGTGCATCCCTTGAAGAATTAACAGAAGCCATCTTTGTAGTCGCTTCTGTTGAAGCTGGTGGCGCAATCACACATAGTACACATATGCAAAATGCATTAGACCCCAGTGCCGACGATGTACTATATCGCCGATCAAATTTACAAAAGTTATCAAATTTAAAACAATTTGCGCCTGAAGGCTTCTCAGCATTTATGGAGTTTAACATGGTAGCAACGAAAGAAGGAACTCTAAGCAAAAAACTAAAAGAATTAATTGCTATCGCTATCGGACATACGACAGAATGCCCATATTGTATCGACGTGCATACAAAATCTGCAGCAAAAGCCGGAGCAACAAAAGAAGAAATTGCAGAAGCTATTTTAGTTGCAGCTGCTTTACGAGCAGGTGGTGCCTACGCTCATATGGCTAACATGATTGAAAGCTATCAACAATAG
- a CDS encoding lipase family protein — MRTPLSFDKDTAILLASCCELTYEQYKQNGIFEIPDGFQYVQGFQGKTIQTTDWFGFILESEDTIIIAFRGTQTDTDWIIDSLVNQKPYPYALNSGNVHNGFLSIYESCRDSIMDMLVSLPAHKKLLATGHSLGGALATLHILDARINTAFAQYGLYTFASPKVGDIAFRNYYKLQVASSFRFVNLFDVVPLLPPRNVHFNEQDWEYAHVHHNMTFTKNTKSITNNHSITTYKTCLTSHF; from the coding sequence ATGCGTACTCCTTTATCCTTTGATAAAGATACTGCCATACTGTTAGCTTCTTGTTGTGAGTTAACATATGAACAATATAAACAAAATGGAATTTTTGAAATACCAGATGGTTTTCAATATGTACAAGGCTTTCAAGGAAAAACAATTCAAACGACAGATTGGTTTGGATTCATACTAGAATCTGAGGATACAATTATTATAGCTTTTCGGGGTACACAAACAGATACAGACTGGATTATCGATTCACTCGTCAACCAAAAGCCATATCCATATGCTTTAAACAGTGGAAATGTCCATAATGGGTTTCTTTCTATTTATGAATCTTGCCGAGATTCTATTATGGATATGCTCGTATCATTACCGGCCCATAAGAAACTTCTTGCAACAGGTCATAGCTTAGGCGGCGCGCTCGCTACACTACATATACTCGATGCGCGTATTAACACCGCCTTCGCACAGTATGGTCTGTATACATTTGCCTCTCCAAAAGTGGGCGATATTGCATTTCGTAATTATTATAAACTACAAGTAGCTAGTAGCTTTCGCTTTGTTAATTTATTTGATGTCGTTCCTCTTCTCCCTCCGCGCAATGTCCATTTTAATGAACAAGACTGGGAATATGCACACGTTCATCACAACATGACTTTTACGAAAAACACAAAGTCTATTACAAATAATCATTCCATTACAACATACAAAACATGTCTGACTTCTCATTTTTAA